In the Clostridium gelidum genome, AAATTCTTAAAGCCTAAACAAAGTGAATATGGATAAAGTTAATACTATCCCAAAAATTGCTCCAACTATTACCTCAAGAATACTATGAACTTCTGAATCTACTCTACTTTGCGCAGTTATAAATGCTAATAAGAAACTAAGTAGTATGCAAATTGGTTCTTCTGTTATCAACGATATTGCAGTTGCAATAGAAAAACCAAGTGCACTATGCCCGCTTGGCATTCCACCCTTTAATGGAGTACCCTCTCCAAATATTGCTTTTGCTATTATTGTTGCTATACAAACTATTACGAGTACAATAAATATTGTGTATGGCTCTGAATTCTTAACTTTTTTAATTAAATCAAATGAAAAGCTAGATAATTTATCCCAAAATATAATATACCCAACTAGCAATGCATTTATAGCTGCAATGAGCACACCACCTGCTGCTGCATTTTTAGCTATTTTAGCCAATGGATGATAATAATTAGTTGTCATATCTATAGTTGCCTCTATAGCTGTATTTATTAGTTCAGCCGTTATTACCATAGTTATTGTAATTGCCAAAATAAGAAATTCATATTTTGTTATATCAAAGAAAAAACTTATAATTAGAACCCCTAAAGCTACAATCAAATGTATTTTCATATTTCTTTCGGTTCTTACAGTATCAATAATCCCAGTTATTGCATTATTAAAACTTTCTAAAGTTTTTTTAATCTTCATTTACCTTCACCTACTTTTCTATTTAGTGATTCAAGAAATTATATATATGTATAACTTATAAGTTATACATATACTTGGTATTATATTCAACATTTACTACACCTAGGCGTATATACAATTCTAGAAATAAAGGATACTCTGTTGTGGAGTGTTGCATTGAGAATAGGGCTGTAGGTATTTCTTCATTAGAAGTTGTTCCATTTAGGCTTGTCATTAGCTTGCCTAAGGAGCAAGCCTAAATTGTGCAACTTCTAATGATAGAAATCCACAGCCTTATTCTCTAGCAACCGGAACAACTGAGTATCCCTTATTTCGGCGGATATCCACATAAGTCAAGTTTTCACGGTGGTATCTATGCTATATGCCTTCTCTAGTTATGCTAAGTTTATTTAGTATTTCTTCTTCTCTACTTCTCATAACACTTTTTTCTCCATCTTCCATATGATCATACCCCAAAAGATGTAATACTGAGTGTACTACTAAATATGAAGCTTCCCTTTCATAGGAGTGATTAAATTCCTTGCTTTGCTCTAATGCTTTTTCTAGTGAAATCACAATATCACCAAGTACAAGTTCATCACCATCAAAATCAGATTGAGCGAATTTATAATTTTTATAAATTTCCTTAAATACTTTTTTATTTTCGTATTCTAACATAGGAAACGATAATACATCCGTTTCCTTATTTATTCCTCTAGTATCATTATTAATTTCTTTAATTTCATCATTATCTACAAAGACCAAAGAAACCTCACATTTTATATCAACTTCTTCTTCTTTTAATGCGAATTCTATTACTTTTGATAGGTTTTCTATTAAACTATCATTTACTTCTAATTTGCTTTGTCTATTATCTACATAAATCATTATTTTAACTACCCCTTAGTTTTGATTTTATTCTCTTTATTTTCGCCATTTAAGTCTTTAATTTTCTCTTTAGGATATTCTATTCTATGGTGATATATACCATTTAATGTAGTTAAAAAGCATGTTCTAATTTTTTCTATATCCTTTAATGTCAAATCGCAGTTATTTAATTGACCAGATGATAACTTATCATCCATAATACTATTAACCATTTCCTTTATTTTCTCTTTATCCGGCTCTTTAATTGATCTTACAGCAGCTTCAACGCTATCTGAAAGCATTACTATGCCAGCTTCCTTGGAACTTGGTATAGGCCCTTCATACATATAATCCTCTTCTTTTATTTTGTTTGGATCTTCAGCACTATTTTTCATCGTATAATAAAAATATTTAACCAAAGTATTTCCATGATGTTCTTCTATGATATCTTGAATTACCTTGGGTAAGTTATGTTTTTGGGCTAACTCAAGACCATCCTTCACATGAGATTTTATTATCATGGCGCTTAAACTAGGAGTTATATTATTATGAGGATTATCTCCCCCCATTTGATTCTCTCCAAAAAAGTATGGTCTTTCTATTTTTCCAATATCATGATAATAACACCCTATTCTAGTAATTACTGAATTAGCACCAACTTCTTCTGCCGCCATCTCAGCAAGATTTGCAACAAGCATACTATGATGATATGTGCCTGGTGCTTCCATTAATAATTTCTTTAAAAGTGGATTATTAGGATTTGATAATTCTAATAATTTTAAAGTTGTAACCTCATTAAACATACCTTCCAAAAATGGCAATATTCCCAGTGCAAATACCCCTGATAGAAGTCCTCCTATAACTGTAATACCAGCTTTTATTAGTACATCTCCAACATTACTTGATATTAATAGTCCTGTGGACAATGTTAGTATTGCACCTACAATTGCAATAGCTATTGTTGAATATAATAGTTCATTTCTTTGTTGCATCTTTTTAAGCAATGTAGCTCCGAGTATTGAGCTTACCATGCCTAACATCATAACTTGAGCATCAAATCCATTTAATGCTCCTATAATTATTATGTTTAAGGTACTAAGTACAAGTGATATTTTATAATTTAATAATAATGTAAGCATCATAGGTGCGCAAGCAAATGGAATTAAAAATGGTGATATAATTCCTATTGTTCTAGCAAATATTAGTGAAATTAAATTTATAACGCTTATTAAAATCAATTTTTTATTACTCTTAAATATTTCCTTATAATTTAGTTTAATATAACTATATTGAAGAACTAGAACTAGTGCTAAAAATACTGCAAGTGCTACATAGACATATATATTTACTGTTTCATTTTTATCATCCAACATTCCTAAATCTGATAAAATATCTATTTGAACTTGCGTTACAGGTTCCCCTTCTTTTACTATAATCTGATTTTGTTTTATTATTACTTTAGATATATTTTTTTGAGTTTCTTGTATTTTTTCATTTGTCTTTTCTCCATCAAAAAAAACATTTGCATTTATTTGCTTCTGAATAATTGGCTTTAATACGCTTGATACTCCATCATCTAGCTTTAGAGCATCTATTTCTAACATAGCCGCTCCTCGTACTCCTTGAAGGGCAACTTCATCATTTTCATTTATATTTTTTTCATATACTTTATTAATTATATTAATTGTTTTAGTTTCCAAATCTGCTAAATTGTCCTTAGGAATACTTATTAAAGTCTTACATTGTGCTTCTGTAAGCTGAAATTCTGTTAATTTTTCTAGTTCAGTTATTTTCTCACTTTCATTTTTTTCAACTTTAGAATTGACAGTAACATATAAATTTTTAAGCTCTTCAAATAAAGCTTCAATATTCTCTTTCGCCTCTTTTTTAACTTCAGGTTTTAACGTATATTGTTTTCCTACTTTTTCAAGGGCTTGTTCTTCCTTTTCTTTAGTTGCCTTTTCATCCACAGTGTCTCTTGGAGCTTTTATATCTACGCTAGGTATATCTCCTTCTTTTAAACTATATTGTTTTGGAGTTATCTCAGTAACAAGCAATAAATAACCTATAGCAAATACAAGTATAAATAATACAATTCTTTGAATCTTATTATTATTTTTATAATTTTTTTTTATATTCATGTTATTCACCTTTTCATCTTATAATAAGTAATTGAGCAAAATAAAGTGGTTACACCAATCATTAATTGACAATTTTTTTAATATGAGTTATGATATGTTCCTTGCAATATCTTGTTCTACTGTAAATATAACTTTAACTAATATCTTTCCATCTTTAATATTTTCTACTGTAGTTTTGCTGTCCATAATTTTAGCATCATTACTAAGTGTCTTTCTTAATGATTCCTGTAATTTTTGAGTAGCTTCCTTAATTGTATTCTCTCTATCCAAATTTACAGTCTTTCCCTTTTTTTTAAAATATATTATTTTATTAATAACTCCATCCTTTTCTTCTATTTTATCATAATATTGAAATTGATTTATAGCTTTTTTCAAGTAAAATTTTTTTCCATAAAAGCTTAAGTAAATATCATTATTTTTTTCTCCTGTTCTTTCAAGTTTTTCTCCACTTATTTGAACTTCCATAAATTTTTCATAAAAAGTATTAGCTATAACTGTTCCTTTAGGTTTTACTTCTTGTTCAAAACCTTCTCTCCCTTGGATAGGTAATATTAAATCATCGCCAGTTTTCACTATATCCCCAGGAACTACTGC is a window encoding:
- a CDS encoding diacylglycerol kinase; this encodes MKIKKTLESFNNAITGIIDTVRTERNMKIHLIVALGVLIISFFFDITKYEFLILAITITMVITAELINTAIEATIDMTTNYYHPLAKIAKNAAAGGVLIAAINALLVGYIIFWDKLSSFSFDLIKKVKNSEPYTIFIVLVIVCIATIIAKAIFGEGTPLKGGMPSGHSALGFSIATAISLITEEPICILLSFLLAFITAQSRVDSEVHSILEVIVGAIFGIVLTLSIFTLFRL
- the ybeY gene encoding rRNA maturation RNase YbeY, which encodes MIYVDNRQSKLEVNDSLIENLSKVIEFALKEEEVDIKCEVSLVFVDNDEIKEINNDTRGINKETDVLSFPMLEYENKKVFKEIYKNYKFAQSDFDGDELVLGDIVISLEKALEQSKEFNHSYEREASYLVVHSVLHLLGYDHMEDGEKSVMRSREEEILNKLSITREGI
- a CDS encoding HD family phosphohydrolase, which produces MNIKKNYKNNNKIQRIVLFILVFAIGYLLLVTEITPKQYSLKEGDIPSVDIKAPRDTVDEKATKEKEEQALEKVGKQYTLKPEVKKEAKENIEALFEELKNLYVTVNSKVEKNESEKITELEKLTEFQLTEAQCKTLISIPKDNLADLETKTINIINKVYEKNINENDEVALQGVRGAAMLEIDALKLDDGVSSVLKPIIQKQINANVFFDGEKTNEKIQETQKNISKVIIKQNQIIVKEGEPVTQVQIDILSDLGMLDDKNETVNIYVYVALAVFLALVLVLQYSYIKLNYKEIFKSNKKLILISVINLISLIFARTIGIISPFLIPFACAPMMLTLLLNYKISLVLSTLNIIIIGALNGFDAQVMMLGMVSSILGATLLKKMQQRNELLYSTIAIAIVGAILTLSTGLLISSNVGDVLIKAGITVIGGLLSGVFALGILPFLEGMFNEVTTLKLLELSNPNNPLLKKLLMEAPGTYHHSMLVANLAEMAAEEVGANSVITRIGCYYHDIGKIERPYFFGENQMGGDNPHNNITPSLSAMIIKSHVKDGLELAQKHNLPKVIQDIIEEHHGNTLVKYFYYTMKNSAEDPNKIKEEDYMYEGPIPSSKEAGIVMLSDSVEAAVRSIKEPDKEKIKEMVNSIMDDKLSSGQLNNCDLTLKDIEKIRTCFLTTLNGIYHHRIEYPKEKIKDLNGENKENKIKTKG